GCGTTACCGGCTGGTTGTAGGCCAGCGAGTCGCCCATGTCACCGCGCAGCAGGTTGCTCATCCACAGGCCGTACCGGCCGAGAAACGGCAGGTTGAGCCCGTAGCGTTCCTCCAGGCTCCTGATCTCCTCCAGGTCGACCTGCACGCCCAGGTTGCGCAGTTGCTGAATCAGGTTGTCGACGAAGTTGCCGGGCGGCAATTCGATCAGCACGAAGCTGAAGAAGGAGAGCGCCGCCAGGAGGATCACCATGTACAGGATCCTCCTGGCGATGTAGCTCAGCATGGCGCCGTGGGCTGCGTCACGTGCCGGCGCCGGGCGACGCGGGGCTCCTGCCTACTGCCGGATGAACAGCTTGTCGGCGGAGGTAAGCAGGTCGCCCGGCCACACCGCCTCCGGCTTGTAGAAGGTCGGGTAGTTGGCGAGATGGTTCTTGTAGATGCCGAGGTTGGGCGTGACCCCCACCGATCCGATCAGGAACACCTGCTCGGCGTGCAGGTCGAACACCTTCTGGAACGCTTCGACGTACTCCGGCGACCCGTAGTCGCTGCTGCCCCAGGCGAGCACCGCTTCGTCCAGCTCCTTGACCAGGTCGGGCGGTTCCTCGCCAGGCACCTTGCCGTCGGCGAAGTCGTCCAGGGTCTTGGCGCCGCTCTCCAGGTCGCGCATGGCGCGGATCCAGATGCCCCACTTGACGGCGTAGAAGCGGGAGTCGTACTCGGTGGCCTTGGCCGCGTCGGTGTATTCCCGGAACTCGGCCGAGCTGATGGTGCCGGTATGGATGTTGTCGGTGCCGGCATTGTGGCGATCCCACAGGTCGCCACGGAACCGCACCTCGGTCTTCAGGCCAACCTCCTCGAAGTGCTCCTTGTACAGCTCCAGAACCGGCACGCCGGCCTCGTTGTTGTGCTCCAGGATCTGCAGGAACGCCTCGCCGTCGGGCCTGGTGCGGAACCCGTCGGCGTCGCGCTCGGTCAGGCCGAGCTCGTCGAGCAGGGCGGACGCCTGATCGGGGTCGTGCTCGGCCCAGGCCTGCTCCCACTCCGGCCTGGCCCACGGGCTGGTGGACACGATGGTGGCCGAGCGCGGCACGCCGACGCCGAAGAACACCAACTCGTTGATCTCGTCGCGGTTGATGGCCAGCGACAGGGCGCGCCGGAAACGCACGTCGCGGTACATGCCGCGCGTGAACTCGTCCTCGTGGAACAGGTTGGGAATCAGCACGCTATGTCCCACCACCGGTGCCGCAATCTGCACTACCCGGTACTCGCCGGATGCCTCGTTTTCCTTGTACAGGGTGAAGTTGTCGAACCGGGTGCCGAGCACCGCGAAGTCTGCCTCGCCGGCGATGATCTTGAGGTGGTAGGTCTCGGCGTCGACGATCTGCGCCTGGATGTGGTCCACGTAAGGGAGCTGGTTGCCGGCCGGGTCCACCTTCCAGTAGTAGGGGTTGCGCACGTAGCGCTTGCCGGTGTTGGTGCGCTCGGTGAGGATCCAGGGGTGGTGGGTGGGCTGCTCAAGGTCCTGCTGCGGGGCCCAGAAGAAGTGGTGGTTGAACGCCTCGTCCCAGGTGTCGAAGCCCTCTTCCTTGGCCAGCGCGCCGGCGTCGGGGTTGTGGTTGATGTGCCACTTCTTGAGGTAGTGGAACGGGTGGAAGGCCTGCCAGCCGCCGCCGGGCGGGCTGGCGTGCTTGGCGAGCAGCGCGTGGTAGGGCTCGTCGGTCTCGAACCGTACGGTGAGGTCGTCCACCTTGATCGCCCGCTTGATCTGCGGGATCCAGTTCCAGGTGGTGACCTTGTCGTTCCAGTGCGCATCCTCGTACATGAACACGTAGTCGTCCGCGGTCATCGGGTGGCCGTCCGACCAGCGCGTGCCCTCGCGCAGGTAGAGGGTGAGACTCATGGCGTCGTTGGACATCTCCGCCCGCTTGACCAGCAGCGGCTCCAGCTCGTTGGTATCGGGATTGGCGCGGATCACGTAGCCGCCGATCTCGGTCTCGTAGCCGAGGTCGGCCCACGGGTTGATGCTGGTGTGGAACACGGTAAGCGTGCCGCCGTAGGTGCCGATCTCGTCGCCGGCGGCGAAGTACACCACCGGCGGTTCCAGCGGCAGGCGTTCGTCGACCGGCGGCAGCTCGCCGTCCGCCACCATGGCGGCCAGCATCGGCGCCTCATTGTAGGCGCCCATCGACATGTCGGACGCCGGCTCTGCCGCGGCGGTTTCGTCGCCGGCGGCGCCCGCGGCCATGATGGTCAGTGCGGGCGCCAACAGCAACGCGCACGCAAACGGCAACGATCGGATCAAGGGCATGGTGATCTCCTTTGGTCGGACTGGACTGAACCAGCAACCGGCCATGCATCTCGGCAGCTACCTTGCGGACCGCGCTTCGGTACCGCAGCTTCGGCTACCGGGCAGGTGCGAATTGTAGCACCCGTCGCACCTGCCGGCAACGTCGGCGGGGCGGGCCGGTGGCGGGCCGGCAGGGGCAGGCTACGCGCGAGCGCTATCGGTCGAATGCGGACTTGGCGGATGGGAGATCGAACTGATCCGGTTTCCAGTCGCCGATCCACTCGGCGGTCTCGCCGGAGTCGTCGCCCCAGGGATCGGTACCGGTCTCCACGAATTCGGCCATCCGATAGTGCCCGCCGATGCCGCCGCAGTCCTCGATTGGGGCAGCGAGGCTGCCAGCCACCAGACGTCTCTCGAATCGTTCGCGGCTCGGTACCCGTTGCCGCAGCTTCACGTGGTGGACCCAGTCGTCTCCGTAATCGTACACGTAGCGGCAGGCGGTCCCCACGCGCTTGAAGTGCGTTGTCAGCGGTACCCTCCACGCATCCGGACGGTCGCCGGAGTCCCACATTCCCATGTCGTCATCCGGCACGCTGGCCAACAACCGCTGGGTGCGGCGGCTGCGGGCGGCCGTGCGGAAGTCCCACAGGTGGTCCCCGTTCCACTCGAAGCTGTCCCGTATCGCCAGGTGCAGGTCGCCGAAGGTACCAGTGGCGTCGAGCAGAAAACGGCGCGAGATAGGTGGGTCGGTATCGACGAGAGAGACTTCAAACTCGAAGTAGATTGGCATCGCTGCAGCCTACCTGCAAACCCGGCGCTCGTCCGGTGCCGCCCCGGGACGCGGCGGCACCGGCCACGCGTCGTCCGGGCGGGCGGCGAGGCGGTCGTCGGGGAGGCGCCCGGTGACGGTGACCGGGTACCATTCGCCGGGTTGGGGCCGGCGACCGGTGGCCGGGAAGCGAATGCGCAGGTAGGACTCGCCGTAGCCGGTGGCGAGGGCGCCGTCGACCTGCTCGACCAGGACCTGCTGGCGGTGGCCGGTGAGGCGCTGAGCCATCCGGCGCCGGCCGGCGGCGGCCAGCGCGCGGACCGCGGCGCTGCGCTCGGCCTTGACCGGTTCCGGCACCGCGCCCGTCAGGCGCGCGGCGCGGGTCCCCGCGCGCGGCGAGTAGCGGAAGGTGTGGATGTGCCCGAAGTCGACCGCCTCACACACCTCCATGGTATGGGCGAAGTCGCCGGCGGTTTCGCCGGGGAAGCCGACCATGACGTCGGTGGTGAAGTGGGCCGGCACGCCGCGCCGCCGCCAGACGGTACGGATGCGGTCGACGAGGTCGAGGTAGCCGTCCACGTCGTACTCGCGGCGCATGCGCAGCAGGATGCGGTCGGAGCCGCTCTGCAGGCACAGGTGCAGGTGCGGACACAGGCGCTCATGGCCGGTCAACTCGACGAAACGGTGGTCGAGCGGGTCGGGCTCCAGCGAGGAGACGCGCACCCGGTAGTCGCCGGGGAGGTCGAGCATCTGCTCGAGCAGGCGGCTGAAGCTCCACTCGTCCCAGCGGTAGCGACCGATGTTGACGCCGGTGAGCACCAGCTCGCGGTGGCCTTCGTCGAGCAGGCGGCGTGCCTCGTCGAGGATGTCGGGAGCGGGCCGGCTGCGTGCCCGCCCGCGCACCGCGGGGATGATGCAGAAGGTGCAGAAGTTGTCGCAGCCGTCCTGGATCTTGATGGTGGCGCGGGTGTGCAGCGGCTGCGCGCCGGGCCGGTAGCCGAACGGGTCCGCCGGCAGCGCCGCCGCGTCGGCCACCTCGCCCGCCAGGTGGGCCGCCACCAAGTCGAAGATTGCGCTCTTGCGGTCGTTGTCCACGGCGTAGTCGACGCCCGGCAGGTCGCATGCCACTCCGCCCTGCGCGGTCACGTAGCAGCCGGTGGCCACCACCAGGGGCCGCGCGGCGTGCCGGTCGCGGGCGTGCGGTGAGGCGGTCGTCGCGGTGTGCGGCGCCGCCCCCGCGTGCCGCGGCGACCTCGTGCGCGCGCCGGAACTCCCGCCTGAGCGCCCGCCGCGGCGGACGGCTCGGTACAGCGCGTGGCGCGACTTGCGGTCGGCCTGGCCGGTGACCGTGCAGGTGTTGACCACCACCACGTCGGCCGGCTCGGCGGCATCCACGACCCGGTACCCGGCCGCGGCGAAGCGCGCCGCCAGTGCATC
This Spirochaetaceae bacterium DNA region includes the following protein-coding sequences:
- a CDS encoding ABC transporter substrate-binding protein; this encodes MPLIRSLPFACALLLAPALTIMAAGAAGDETAAAEPASDMSMGAYNEAPMLAAMVADGELPPVDERLPLEPPVVYFAAGDEIGTYGGTLTVFHTSINPWADLGYETEIGGYVIRANPDTNELEPLLVKRAEMSNDAMSLTLYLREGTRWSDGHPMTADDYVFMYEDAHWNDKVTTWNWIPQIKRAIKVDDLTVRFETDEPYHALLAKHASPPGGGWQAFHPFHYLKKWHINHNPDAGALAKEEGFDTWDEAFNHHFFWAPQQDLEQPTHHPWILTERTNTGKRYVRNPYYWKVDPAGNQLPYVDHIQAQIVDAETYHLKIIAGEADFAVLGTRFDNFTLYKENEASGEYRVVQIAAPVVGHSVLIPNLFHEDEFTRGMYRDVRFRRALSLAINRDEINELVFFGVGVPRSATIVSTSPWARPEWEQAWAEHDPDQASALLDELGLTERDADGFRTRPDGEAFLQILEHNNEAGVPVLELYKEHFEEVGLKTEVRFRGDLWDRHNAGTDNIHTGTISSAEFREYTDAAKATEYDSRFYAVKWGIWIRAMRDLESGAKTLDDFADGKVPGEEPPDLVKELDEAVLAWGSSDYGSPEYVEAFQKVFDLHAEQVFLIGSVGVTPNLGIYKNHLANYPTFYKPEAVWPGDLLTSADKLFIRQ
- a CDS encoding plasmid pRiA4b ORF-3 family protein, coding for MPIYFEFEVSLVDTDPPISRRFLLDATGTFGDLHLAIRDSFEWNGDHLWDFRTAARSRRTQRLLASVPDDDMGMWDSGDRPDAWRVPLTTHFKRVGTACRYVYDYGDDWVHHVKLRQRVPSRERFERRLVAGSLAAPIEDCGGIGGHYRMAEFVETGTDPWGDDSGETAEWIGDWKPDQFDLPSAKSAFDR
- a CDS encoding MiaB/RimO family radical SAM methylthiotransferase; its protein translation is MAPAIAFTNLGCRLNIAESDALAARFAAAGYRVVDAAEPADVVVVNTCTVTGQADRKSRHALYRAVRRGGRSGGSSGARTRSPRHAGAAPHTATTASPHARDRHAARPLVVATGCYVTAQGGVACDLPGVDYAVDNDRKSAIFDLVAAHLAGEVADAAALPADPFGYRPGAQPLHTRATIKIQDGCDNFCTFCIIPAVRGRARSRPAPDILDEARRLLDEGHRELVLTGVNIGRYRWDEWSFSRLLEQMLDLPGDYRVRVSSLEPDPLDHRFVELTGHERLCPHLHLCLQSGSDRILLRMRREYDVDGYLDLVDRIRTVWRRRGVPAHFTTDVMVGFPGETAGDFAHTMEVCEAVDFGHIHTFRYSPRAGTRAARLTGAVPEPVKAERSAAVRALAAAGRRRMAQRLTGHRQQVLVEQVDGALATGYGESYLRIRFPATGRRPQPGEWYPVTVTGRLPDDRLAARPDDAWPVPPRPGAAPDERRVCR